From the genome of Hymenobacter cellulosilyticus, one region includes:
- a CDS encoding ABC transporter ATP-binding protein has protein sequence MCLVLITSVFFSNVFRYLSLRLAARVRARVIRNLRRDLYHRIIQLQLGYFASERKGDLMSRFTNDVQEVEISVVNTLQAVVRDPLTIVGYFVVLFYMSVKLTLFTLILLPLSGGIIATLSKRLRTQAKTSQSTLGTMLSVIDETLGGIRVIKAFNAQDYIKGKFEQQNDQYAQASRRIDNIRDLASPFSEFAGVMVVAGLLYFGGTLILGGTSTLQAASFITYIIMFSQVLTPAKSLSSSFGNIQRGLVAGERVLSIIDTEPAIRDKPDAQVLPAFQHQIELRNLQFSYGAAPVLQDINLVIPKGKTVALVGPSGGGKSTLADLLPRFYDPTGGQILIDGHEVRDCTIHSVRDQMGVVTQESILFNDTILNNIRFNTQATDEQVIEAAKIANAHEFIIQAPDGYQTFIGDRGSRLSGGQRQRLSIARAILRNPPILILDEATSALDTESEKLVQEALTRLMQNRTSLVIAHRLSTIQHADEIVVLQQGRIVERGTHEELLRRDGGVYQRLNSMQSNGVLP, from the coding sequence GTGTGCCTGGTGCTGATTACCTCGGTCTTTTTCAGCAACGTGTTCCGCTACCTGAGCTTACGACTGGCAGCCCGGGTGCGGGCCCGCGTTATCCGCAACCTGCGCCGCGACCTGTACCACCGCATCATTCAGCTCCAGCTGGGCTACTTTGCCTCCGAGCGGAAAGGGGACCTGATGTCGCGCTTTACCAACGACGTGCAGGAAGTTGAAATTTCGGTCGTCAACACCCTACAGGCTGTCGTGCGCGACCCGCTGACCATCGTGGGCTACTTCGTGGTGCTGTTCTATATGTCGGTCAAGCTCACGCTATTCACCCTGATTCTGCTGCCCTTGTCGGGCGGTATCATTGCGACTCTCTCCAAGCGCCTGCGCACCCAGGCCAAAACCAGCCAGAGCACCCTGGGCACCATGCTCTCGGTGATTGACGAAACCCTGGGCGGCATCCGGGTTATCAAGGCCTTCAATGCCCAGGACTACATCAAGGGCAAGTTTGAGCAGCAAAACGACCAGTACGCCCAAGCCTCCCGCCGCATCGACAACATCCGGGACCTGGCCTCGCCGTTTTCGGAGTTTGCCGGCGTGATGGTGGTGGCGGGCCTGCTTTATTTCGGCGGCACCCTGATTCTGGGCGGTACTTCCACCCTGCAGGCTGCATCCTTTATCACCTATATCATCATGTTTTCGCAGGTGCTCACCCCGGCCAAGTCCCTGTCGTCGTCGTTTGGCAACATCCAGCGCGGCCTGGTGGCCGGCGAGCGGGTGCTGAGCATTATCGACACCGAGCCCGCCATTCGCGACAAGCCCGACGCCCAGGTTTTGCCCGCCTTCCAGCACCAGATTGAGCTACGCAACCTGCAGTTCAGCTACGGAGCCGCACCCGTGCTGCAGGACATCAATCTGGTTATTCCCAAGGGCAAAACCGTGGCCCTGGTGGGTCCTTCGGGCGGCGGCAAAAGTACCCTGGCCGACTTGCTGCCCCGCTTCTATGACCCCACCGGCGGGCAGATTCTCATTGATGGCCACGAGGTGCGCGACTGTACCATCCACTCCGTGCGCGACCAGATGGGCGTGGTAACCCAGGAAAGCATCCTGTTCAACGACACGATTCTGAACAACATCCGCTTCAACACCCAGGCCACCGACGAGCAGGTCATCGAAGCGGCTAAAATCGCTAATGCTCACGAGTTTATCATCCAGGCCCCCGACGGCTACCAGACCTTTATTGGCGACCGGGGCAGCCGGCTTTCGGGCGGGCAGCGCCAGCGGCTGAGCATTGCTAGGGCCATCCTGCGCAACCCGCCCATCCTGATTCTGGACGAAGCCACCTCGGCCCTCGACACCGAATCGGAGAAGCTGGTACAGGAAGCCCTGACCCGCCTGATGCAGAACCGCACCTCACTGGTCATTGCTCACCGCCTGAGCACCATTCAGCACGCCGACGAAATCGTGGTGCTGCAGCAAGGGCGCATCGTGGAGCGCGGCACCCACGAGGAGCTGCTACGGCGCGACGGTGGCGTGTACCAGCGTCTTAATTCGATGCAAAGCAACGGTGTATTGCCGTAG
- a CDS encoding QcrA and Rieske domain-containing protein, translating into MERKEFIQLFGLGAAAVLATGCLGGCSGSKDDNPAPAPGQGGPTGSTGVDFTLDLTEPANAALNDPQKGYVYGANSAVIVARLTDGSYIAVQAPCTHEGTTLVFQASSSMFRCPNHGSLFNPNGTVANGPAERALKKYTVTQTGNTLRVTS; encoded by the coding sequence ATGGAACGCAAAGAATTTATCCAGCTCTTCGGCCTGGGCGCCGCCGCTGTGCTGGCCACCGGCTGCCTGGGCGGCTGCTCGGGCAGCAAAGACGACAACCCGGCTCCGGCCCCCGGTCAGGGCGGCCCGACGGGCTCCACTGGCGTCGACTTCACCTTGGACCTGACCGAGCCAGCCAACGCGGCCCTCAACGACCCGCAAAAAGGCTACGTGTATGGTGCCAACAGTGCGGTAATTGTGGCCCGGCTCACCGATGGCAGCTACATTGCCGTGCAGGCGCCCTGCACCCACGAAGGAACGACCCTCGTGTTTCAGGCCAGCTCCAGCATGTTTCGCTGCCCCAACCACGGCTCCCTGTTCAACCCCAACGGCACGGTGGCCAACGGCCCGGCGGAGCGCGCCCTGAAGAAGTACACGGTGACGCAGACCGGCAATACGCTGCGCGTAACGAGCTAA
- a CDS encoding capsule assembly Wzi family protein: MQGVNYVPLDQDTYRLIDRYAIKYGADTLHDPYTAVRPYHRKGVARLAQRVLLDSGAASLSAADRFNAEYLMRDNWNYLPQAQYADLNRSKRPLFNTFYQNQSDFYNVKTEDFTLRLNPVLLLQVGKDNQSDGLRYVNTRGIQLEGTIDQRLGFYTFLADNQQAVPQYVQTRIQRDQIVPHEGYWKYFKTEGGSQYDFFTARGGITYAAGKHVNLQLAHDRNFIGNGYRSLILSDYSAPYFFLKVNTRVWKFNYQNLFAELTAQREIADQVYPKKYMALHHLSFDVTPDFNIGVFESTILGGRNPEPDTVYANGKVIPGRRARGFELQYLNPVIFYRAVEQNVGSADNAILGLDFKWNIKRRGQIYGQLVLDEFKISEIRAGNGWWANKQAFQLGGKYIDVAGIQNLDLQVEFNYIRPYTYQHEDSYTNYQHYQQPLAHPMGANLYELLGVLSYQPLPRLNLVGKAFYTKQGLDNVAGVDPQPNYGGNVLKPYTTRVTEYGNSVGQGNTTNLLHADLTASYMLKHNLWLDAKQIVRYQTGNEGAAGNGTEAFTSVSLRWNMPQRLHEF; the protein is encoded by the coding sequence ATGCAGGGCGTCAACTACGTGCCGCTCGATCAGGATACGTACCGGCTGATTGACCGCTATGCCATTAAGTACGGGGCCGACACCTTGCACGACCCCTACACGGCTGTGCGGCCCTACCACCGCAAAGGCGTGGCCCGCCTGGCGCAGCGCGTGCTGCTCGACAGCGGCGCTGCTTCCCTTTCGGCGGCCGACCGCTTCAATGCGGAATACCTGATGCGCGACAACTGGAACTACCTGCCCCAGGCCCAGTACGCCGATTTGAACCGCAGCAAACGGCCGCTGTTCAACACCTTTTACCAGAACCAGAGCGACTTCTACAACGTCAAGACCGAGGATTTCACCTTGCGCCTGAACCCGGTACTGCTGCTGCAGGTGGGCAAAGACAACCAGAGCGACGGTCTGCGCTACGTGAATACCCGCGGCATCCAGCTTGAGGGCACCATCGACCAGCGCCTAGGCTTTTACACCTTCCTGGCCGACAACCAGCAGGCCGTACCCCAGTACGTGCAAACCCGCATCCAGCGAGACCAAATCGTGCCGCACGAGGGCTATTGGAAGTACTTCAAGACGGAAGGCGGCAGCCAGTACGATTTCTTCACGGCCCGGGGCGGTATTACCTACGCGGCCGGCAAGCACGTGAACCTGCAACTGGCCCACGACCGGAACTTCATCGGCAACGGCTACCGCTCCCTGATTTTGTCGGACTACAGCGCCCCGTATTTCTTTCTGAAGGTGAATACCCGCGTCTGGAAGTTCAACTACCAGAACCTGTTTGCCGAGCTGACGGCCCAGCGGGAAATTGCCGACCAGGTGTACCCCAAAAAGTACATGGCCCTGCACCACCTCAGCTTCGACGTGACGCCCGACTTCAACATCGGCGTGTTTGAAAGCACCATTCTGGGCGGCCGCAACCCCGAGCCCGACACGGTGTATGCCAACGGCAAAGTTATTCCGGGCCGCCGGGCCCGGGGCTTCGAGCTGCAATACCTGAACCCGGTTATTTTCTACCGGGCCGTCGAGCAGAACGTAGGCTCGGCCGATAACGCCATCCTGGGTCTGGACTTTAAGTGGAACATCAAGCGCCGCGGCCAGATTTACGGCCAACTGGTACTGGATGAGTTTAAGATCAGCGAAATCCGGGCCGGCAACGGCTGGTGGGCCAACAAGCAGGCTTTCCAGCTGGGCGGCAAGTACATCGACGTGGCCGGCATTCAGAACCTGGACCTGCAGGTCGAGTTCAACTACATTCGGCCCTACACCTACCAGCACGAGGACAGCTACACCAACTACCAGCACTATCAGCAGCCCCTGGCCCACCCCATGGGCGCCAACCTCTACGAGCTGCTGGGCGTGCTGAGCTACCAGCCCCTGCCCCGTCTGAACCTGGTGGGCAAAGCCTTTTATACCAAGCAGGGCCTGGATAACGTGGCGGGCGTGGACCCGCAGCCCAACTACGGCGGCAACGTGCTCAAGCCCTATACCACCCGCGTGACGGAATATGGCAACAGCGTAGGTCAGGGCAACACCACCAACCTGCTGCACGCCGACCTGACGGCCAGCTACATGCTTAAGCACAACCTGTGGCTGGATGCCAAGCAGATTGTGCGTTACCAGACCGGCAACGAGGGAGCCGCCGGCAACGGCACCGAGGCCTTCACTTCGGTTTCGTTGCGTTGGAACATGCCCCAGCGCCTGCACGAGTTTTAA
- a CDS encoding GNAT family N-acetyltransferase, whose protein sequence is MPVLRFLRFTQLDLPAWDACVATAEEAVPYAQSAWLRATAGRWDAVVELDEASGQYRSVLPLPVKRRPWGREGFQPPFTQQLGLLTTTSSQYRSVAEYLAVAVGRYARLYLQANSGNEFPAAPPGFDLSWRQTYCLPLDAGYETLLKGYAADYRRRLRINQQLEQPLQVGETHSAEALLQLFRQHKGGEVASLKPRHYQQLAQLTMNLQSLGQVRVLEVREPATRELLAGALFVVTPRVIIYLFAAASPAGKKAAAPLLLLDYMIQAYAATPGLVLDFEGGMIPSIARFFANFGARPVPYAALTLTRQPWYLSWKR, encoded by the coding sequence GTGCCTGTTCTTCGCTTTTTGCGCTTCACCCAACTTGACCTCCCCGCCTGGGATGCCTGCGTGGCGACGGCCGAGGAAGCAGTACCGTACGCGCAGAGCGCCTGGCTACGGGCTACGGCAGGCCGCTGGGACGCCGTAGTCGAGCTGGATGAGGCCTCGGGGCAGTATCGGTCGGTGCTGCCGCTGCCGGTGAAGCGCCGGCCCTGGGGGCGGGAGGGGTTTCAGCCGCCCTTCACCCAGCAGCTGGGCTTGCTGACTACTACCAGCAGCCAATACCGGAGCGTGGCCGAGTACCTGGCTGTGGCCGTCGGCCGCTACGCCCGGCTGTATCTGCAGGCCAACAGCGGCAACGAATTTCCGGCAGCACCGCCCGGCTTTGACCTGAGCTGGCGGCAAACGTACTGCCTGCCCCTGGATGCTGGCTACGAAACCCTGCTCAAAGGCTACGCGGCCGACTACCGCCGCCGCCTGCGCATCAATCAGCAATTGGAGCAGCCGCTGCAGGTTGGGGAAACCCACTCGGCCGAGGCGCTGCTCCAGTTGTTTCGGCAGCACAAGGGTGGGGAAGTAGCCAGCCTGAAGCCCCGCCACTACCAGCAGCTGGCGCAGCTCACAATGAATCTGCAAAGCCTGGGGCAGGTTCGGGTTCTGGAAGTGCGGGAGCCTGCTACCCGGGAGTTGTTGGCCGGGGCTTTGTTCGTAGTAACCCCGCGGGTCATCATCTATCTGTTTGCGGCAGCCTCCCCGGCCGGCAAAAAAGCCGCGGCGCCCCTGCTGCTGCTCGACTATATGATTCAGGCCTATGCCGCCACGCCCGGCCTCGTGCTCGACTTCGAAGGGGGCATGATTCCGTCAATTGCCCGTTTTTTTGCCAACTTCGGGGCCCGGCCCGTTCCCTACGCCGCCCTCACCCTTACCCGCCAGCCCTGGTATCTGTCATGGAAACGCTAA
- the upp gene encoding uracil phosphoribosyltransferase, translating to METLNTPSASSADRVRIVCAEPSIANHFLAELRDVDVQRDSLRFRRNLQRLGEIIAYRISSQLSYTEKVVQTPLASSSSKQLRDFPVLATVLRAGLPFHQGFLNYFDQSPSAFAAAYRIEGTSQVRVQVDYLSAPNLDERVLILADPMLASGKSLVQTYRAMLRFGQPRQVHIAAVIASPEGVDYVTREIPEATLWVAAVDDHLNEHAYIVPGLGDAGDLSYGSKL from the coding sequence ATGGAAACGCTAAACACTCCCTCCGCAAGCTCTGCCGACCGCGTCCGTATTGTGTGCGCCGAGCCGTCTATTGCCAACCACTTTCTGGCCGAGCTCCGCGACGTAGACGTGCAACGCGACAGTCTGCGCTTCCGCCGCAACCTGCAGCGCCTGGGCGAAATCATTGCCTACCGCATCAGCTCCCAGCTTAGCTACACCGAAAAAGTGGTGCAAACGCCCCTGGCCTCGTCCAGCAGCAAGCAGCTGCGCGACTTTCCAGTGCTGGCCACCGTGCTGCGCGCCGGCCTGCCGTTTCATCAGGGCTTTCTGAACTACTTCGACCAGTCGCCCAGCGCGTTTGCCGCGGCTTACCGCATCGAAGGCACCTCCCAGGTGCGGGTGCAGGTCGATTACCTCTCGGCGCCCAACCTGGACGAGCGGGTGCTGATTCTGGCCGACCCGATGCTGGCCAGTGGCAAGTCCCTGGTGCAAACCTACCGGGCCATGCTGCGCTTTGGTCAGCCCCGGCAGGTGCACATTGCCGCCGTCATTGCCTCGCCCGAGGGCGTCGACTACGTAACCCGCGAGATTCCCGAAGCCACACTCTGGGTAGCGGCCGTCGACGACCACCTCAACGAGCACGCCTACATCGTACCCGGCCTGGGCGACGCCGGCGACCTGTCGTACGGCAGCAAATTGTAA